TTTAATATTGTTTTGGAATTCAAGTTCTTGTTTCGGAATTCAAAGCGgacctttttgtttttcttctcttccGGTTGTTATTGGTTGCACCATCTATAAATCCTGTTAATCAAGCCGCTTAGTCCGTGAAAGAAGTTTCCACATGTCTTGTTGCCAAAATTGCTTGCATATGAAGTTTATCAGAATTAGGAAATACGTAAGCTATATAAAATCCTAAGAAGATATGGAATTCTAGGTTTGCTAACCATACAACAATTATTGCAATCCTCATATCAATACATTATCTCTCCCTACGGGATtaatccgtggacgtaggcatcACTCGCTGAACCAAACCGTGTCTCCTCTAATTTACATTATcgtcatcaaatcaatcgtgttttctgcctaaaagtaattttgggtacaaacagttACGTTTCTTTTTATGCTTAAAATTGCATACAACTATTAAAAGTATGACATGGCTATTGCAACATTTTTTGCAGCTTGCCGAGGCAAGCGGTGAATGCCTACAATGACCCTAGTTCGAAGAAAGATAAACAAACTCTTGCTAAGTTGTCTTCCTTCATCCAAGACAAACTGCTGAAGAATTTACTTATCGGTTGGGACGAGCACTATCAGGTTGTTTTTTTTCTTACTCGATTGgctcgtctgaatctgagtcaccTAGATCTAACTCACTACATATGAATCTGATTCGTTATGTCTGTCTCAAAATAACAgagttataaaaaaaatttaaccgGTCAAATATGTGCCTAGCGAGTCAGGTACAAAATGATACCTGACTCCAATAGCTTGAGTCAGATCTCGAGTctgacaataaaacaaaaaaaaacaaatgatctAACATCTGACTCGCACCAAGTCGGGTGCCCGATCAGCTTCAGATCGCGAGCGAGAACCAAACAAACAAAGTGTAAATCTGCGGAAAATGAAAACCAATTGGGCTGCCCCTTATCAAATAGTGGTATGTGGGTAAAAAAATATGTTATTCTCACCGGCTGATTTTTGGTTCCGAAGATACAGCTGGTTATACAGAGAAGAACACGCATAGGCGGGAAAGACAGTATTTTTATATTCTATATCGGAAATTCCTAAATTCGTCCCATAAACCTTCGCCGTGATTCCCAAGTCTCTCTGTTTCTCTCACTCCGAACCCGAAAAAACCTGTAATTCTTTTCCTACTCTACTACCGAGTGTCTCTAGTTTCCTAATCACTACTTCTAGTCTTCCCTATAAAAATTCtctggtattttttttttctcatcacCATTCACAACACAAAGAAGGCCTTAAAGAAGTTCTCTCTTCTTTGTTAACCCCCAAATCGATAGAGATGTCGTTGGATCCTGATGAATACGCTGATCTCTGTGCTGATACTCGACAAGTAAGTAACATTCTTCAAATTTGTTCTTCATTCAATTCTTTAATTactcctaattagggttttgatgatttgagtTGCAATCTAAAATCTTTTTGATTGTTCAAATTATAGGATCCTGATTTCGAAACTAGAAGGCTTAGAGTCGAATCACCTACTGCAAAAGCTAAGCGTATTGAATCGTTGAGAGCTAGGTGTGCTGGTCTCATCCATAAATCGGAGGTTTATCTCCATCTAACTGTAAGTTCTTTATTCAGTTTCATCAATTTTTACCATAAAAAACTTATAATCCCTTAATTCAGTACTATCCAAAATTCCCAACATGACCTAATTCTGTTTTCTGTTGTTGTATTAATCCAGGATGAGAGATTTCATGCCCTTAAGATGGACAAGCCAAATTGAAAAGGCAGAGAGACCGGGCAGCAGCAAGATTGGCATTAGAAAAAGTAATAATCTTTCGGGATGTTCATAGTTGTATGTTATGCAGTTTTTAGTAGCTTGTAATTTTACTAACTAGTCTTTTTGGATTCTTGTATTATTGCAGTTGGAAAAGTCTGTTCAGGTCTATGATCCCCTTGCTGCCATGAGggaatatgagatgctcatatctTGTAATGCGCCATACAGAAAAATCGATTGGAATCAGTTTCTGCAAAGTAATGGTATCTGCATCAAATAAATAGGAGTTTGATTTATTGAGATGACAAAACTGTACTCCTGTTTTATCGGGTTTTCGACTCTTCTTTTTTGCTTTTCAATTTTAGTGTAGAAGTGAAGGAGCGTATGTGGATGATGTAATTATGAGACAATGATGAAGAATTAGAGTCTGTGTATATTGCGCATGACTGGCATATGATCGTGAAGGGTATCAGTGGTGCCAACCTAGTTGGGATGACTGATGTCCCTTTGTGATGCCTCTGCTCATTCTTTTCTTTATAGCCTGGTTGCGGCTTCTTTGTAGAGTATTGCAAGAAACAATATTATTTAGCCAAATTATCATTATTAAAGATCTTCTGGTTGTTGATTTTGTTATTGCTTTAGGTTTGTCAATTTACTAGTTCATTAGCCTATTCTGTTGTTGAGCTGAGAATATTTTGTTATTGCTTTAGGTTTGTCAATTTACTAGTTCATTAGCCTATTCTGTATGCGGAACGCAATTTTGTGCTATTAATAAAACTTGGTAAAGCAAGACTGAATTTTGTGTAGTTTGTTGCTAATCCATTCTGCACTTCAATCATCTACTGCATATTACGGATACGTTTCCTTTAGTTTAAGCAATGGAATTGTTAGTTTCATTCATTCAGTTACTGTTTTCTTTGCTTTTTGTACTTAAAACTGTGTGTACAAGAAATGGAAGTAAAGGAATGATTAATAGTATATTTCTATGTTAAGTAGGTACAAGTCAAGCCACAGAACATTATCTGAAACTGAACGTTAAATCTAATATACAGGAACTGACACATAGGTTTTCTTCAAGTTTGAGACTGCTTACAATCGAAATGGTGCAGTTCATGCAGCaaacccttttcttcttcttcttcttcttcatctgtaCAGAACAAATTTCTCATTGGCACAAAAAATATATCTAATTTCCACAAACAAAATCACATAATACCCATCTCACACTTTTCTAGCACCATTTTCCCAGAAGTTTGTCCACAACCAACCCCGGTCCAGCTAAAGTAATTTCTTTTTTGTCTTCTGAAATACTTGGGTTTCAGAACATACCCATCAAAATGGTGAACCTTCTCTATATCTTGAAGAGGCTGCATTTTGGTGTTTTCTCTGTTAGCAACGAGATACCGCACATCTAGATGTGGGTCATCACTGTGGAACAAACTAAGTATAATTTCTTTTCACTCATCACCTACCAATCTTCCTATGGCCATTTAGCGATTCAATCTGGTCACTCTCATCACCATACTCCTTCGACTTGGCTTTTCCAAGACGAGCTTTGCGAACTGCTTGTTGAATTTGTCGTTCGTGTTCTTTGAGCATTTCTTCAATATTTCCTCCTGGAGGCATTAGAGGTCCAGAGTAGTGCATCCTGCTTTTCTTTGGTGCATAAGCCTGaaaccatcaaaaaaaaaatcccaacttACTTCAGTCTGCTACAAGACATGATTGCGTCTGGAGAAAACAACAACTAATTCTATAAGAGGATTAGTAGATCACTGACGTATTATATCGTACCTGCATTGAGTCCTTGTGAAACACTTTGTCATCTTTTTTCTGAGCTGAGGCGGCGCCATGTTTGTTCCATTTTCCCTTGACAAAAGGTTCAGCATCATCGAAATTATCATAGTGAATACTCAATTGTGGCCCAAGCCTGTGGGCATCTGTACTTCTGTGTCTTGGGTTGTCCCATTGTGCGGTGCTTCTCGCTGTTAAATTGGGTACTTTGTCAACTGCTTGATGCATGTAGGATCTCTGAGACCTTAACTCAGGACCACCATTAGTAGTAGAACCATAATGTATTGCTTTATGATTTGTTGAACCAATTTGCGCAGTTCCTTTATGACCCTCAATATGTAAACCGGTACCACCTTCCTCTTGTGTATTGCTTCTTGGGTTTGCTTGTCCCTGCAACTTCTTCGAAGTTAGCCAAGTGCAAAGACGGAtatgaaaaacaagaagaaataagaaaaccAAGAAAGATACATGATGCAAGAAATGATGCAACATCTTACCTGCATATCAGCTTCTTTGGACTTGTCCTTTCCAGCTTCTGATCCCCGCCCTTTTCCTGTTGCTCCTTTTTGCCTGTTAGCAAATGAAGCAGAGAAAATTAGAAATTACTAAATGAGctacaaaatgtcaaaacatgCCTTTAGTTGCTTGCTGTGAAAAATGTCAGATGCTAAAAGTGGTTTGACATAAAAACAACCGCACACTTTTATATTGGCGAAATGACAACATAAATGTCATACTGACATACCTCCTAGCTTCTGCATCCCGGAGTTTCACATCGAACTCCTTGCTCGGGGCATATTTCGGCAAGCTTGATGGATCACAAGGAAgaggttttgttgtgaaaaacTGAAACGGGACAAGTAAACCAAAGAAGTAAATATTAAGCATGAGAAAGCTAAAGACATCAATCTGGAGTATCAGAAAAGTGAACTTACATCACTTTTAAGAGCTGAACTAGCTGTTCCTCGATCTTCAGGTTCTATTGCAAGAAGAACATCGAGAAGTGCTAAAGCGGTAGAAGGGAAACTCTTGAATGTCTCTGCAATGCAGCGCTTGTAAGGATGTTGGGGTTTAAAAATGGTTGCATGTGGAAGCTTTTTTTTCTTCCAGTAGTCATCTGCTGGTGAACCGCAAAGCTTGAAGATCTTATGCAATTGTTCCACCTAGAGTAATACCATCAAGTCCCAATTAGAGCAACCTAAGTATACGAGAAATT
This genomic stretch from Papaver somniferum cultivar HN1 chromosome 5, ASM357369v1, whole genome shotgun sequence harbors:
- the LOC113283334 gene encoding probable serine/threonine-protein kinase At1g09600 isoform X2; amino-acid sequence: MGCICSKGAKDYDDENQKLSSTKYSKRDEAVEAEEDQKSVAVGRGGGGGTHQRRATVDIEYKGGGGGAGGKHHQQPFSRAVSLVPNGVKGEQIAAGWPIWLTSVAAEAIQGWVPRKADSFEKLDKIGQGTYSNVYKARDLETGKMVALKKVRFVNMDPESVRFMAREIHILRKLDHPNIVKLEGLITSRMSSSLYLVFEYMEHDLAGLSSSPGTKFTEPQIKCYMKQLLCGLEHCHSRGILHRDIKGSNLLLDNNGILRIADFGLATTFTPNQTQPLTSRVVTLWYRPPELLLGTTEYGVAVDLWSSGCILAELFAGKPIMPGRTEVEQLHKIFKLCGSPADDYWKKKKLPHATIFKPQHPYKRCIAETFKSFPSTALALLDVLLAIEPEDRGTASSALKSDFFTTKPLPCDPSSLPKYAPSKEFDVKLRDAEARRQKGATGKGRGSEAGKDKSKEADMQGQANPRSNTQEEGGTGLHIEGHKGTAQIGSTNHKAIHYGSTTNGGPELRSQRSYMHQAVDKVPNLTARSTAQWDNPRHRSTDAHRLGPQLSIHYDNFDDAEPFVKGKWNKHGAASAQKKDDKVFHKDSMQAYAPKKSRMHYSGPLMPPGGNIEEMLKEHERQIQQAVRKARLGKAKSKEYGDESDQIESLNGHRKIGR